The following proteins come from a genomic window of Candidatus Thiodiazotropha sp. CDECU1:
- a CDS encoding LpqB family beta-propeller domain-containing protein, translating to MDRYDAFISYSHSEDNRLSRILCEQLQRFATSWRPLNWNNPVHSLRVFRDESALSADPALWHSIEQALQMSEWFILLASKDAATSPWIKKEIDYWRANKPKQRILLVLSHGEIVWSNNQNDFDWSETTALPRNLKDYFTQEPLWLDLRWTKIQYTFDRKDPRFQDAIAGIASPIRGVPKDQLIGADIRQHNKLNRWRNLAVISLSVLLITAIVAAELARQQRNLALTRETEAITQQKRAERQAEISLARQLAAQSVLVRLQTPKRIDLSLLLAVESMHRDPSFEARQALTQALKLTPKRTAKFNHRFGSFDPFAIVYDLTYSPDGQLLASVNEDGSLALWTADGDQVWLQPLSSENLYAIAFDPEAKILAAGGKEGRVYLVQVKSGEVLAELSHDGPINDLVFSPSGHLLATGSDDGTTRLWDVTSGRETNQKSFGEGDSATVHDLDFSPDGRYLAMIVEGGRVCLWDIDQDEDAGCMFTKGFGYHVEFDSRGKLLATASENFALVWDLKSRESIGPFEHSDLANDAKMAHFLYIDDIAFHPNGRFLATASRDGTVRLWDLENGQEALKLNEFGPVESIDFSPDGRQLATATAAGTVRIWEIISGREIYRISDFLDSTVQALKFSPDGSQLAAGSWWQGEIGVWSLHPPLEDSRLNHSDDVELITFDPSGHFFATATDDHMIHLWDARKKTKITEVRRFQPRRLFFDKSGEYLAIQSLAEGLEVFRIQPGSTGTLVPQKSPISEVKELNHLLLTRGDARHIEVWPANGKPAIVEALRENPDVEAFALHYETDTLAVAYNNQTSVEIGSIFGERQSNTIQLESRIFNMAINDDGDRLVIIIGSRKQGAARYGPFEYMMVLVSLADGTIIDQFALGEHRIALLDFLPDGKRVLVADDNSQLISKVRVVDTDTNGKIVALKDVKEARNIRNSPDGEYIAINDDWGVRIWNIKSGQVVTEIPTSGHVKDINFSADGRFLATASTNDDLTLWIWHPDHLLPLSCLQLSRNLTREEWNDFLPNQPYRATCENLPIQPD from the coding sequence ATGGATAGATATGATGCATTTATCTCCTACAGCCATTCAGAGGATAATAGATTATCTAGAATTCTCTGCGAACAGTTACAACGTTTTGCCACCTCTTGGAGGCCACTGAATTGGAATAATCCTGTTCATTCTTTGCGAGTGTTCCGCGATGAATCTGCCCTTTCTGCCGACCCTGCTTTATGGCATTCAATTGAGCAAGCACTCCAGATGTCAGAATGGTTCATCCTTCTTGCGTCAAAAGATGCAGCAACCTCCCCTTGGATTAAAAAGGAAATCGATTATTGGCGGGCTAATAAACCAAAACAACGTATACTGTTGGTTCTTTCGCACGGAGAAATTGTATGGAGCAACAATCAAAATGATTTCGACTGGAGCGAAACAACCGCACTACCGAGAAATTTAAAAGATTACTTTACTCAGGAACCACTATGGTTGGATCTCAGATGGACTAAAATACAATATACATTTGATCGAAAAGACCCAAGATTCCAGGATGCTATAGCTGGCATAGCTTCACCGATACGAGGTGTTCCAAAAGACCAATTGATAGGAGCTGACATTCGTCAGCACAATAAACTAAACAGATGGCGCAATCTGGCGGTGATCTCGCTGAGCGTTTTACTTATTACAGCAATAGTCGCAGCTGAATTAGCTCGTCAACAAAGAAACCTTGCGCTCACACGAGAAACTGAAGCAATTACTCAACAAAAAAGGGCTGAGCGGCAGGCTGAGATATCTCTAGCACGACAACTTGCGGCACAATCCGTGTTGGTTAGGCTACAGACACCAAAACGAATTGATCTGAGTTTACTACTCGCGGTCGAGTCTATGCATAGGGATCCATCATTTGAAGCCAGACAAGCGCTTACACAAGCACTCAAATTAACCCCGAAGCGAACAGCTAAATTCAACCATAGATTCGGCTCGTTTGATCCATTCGCCATAGTATACGACCTAACTTACAGTCCCGATGGTCAACTACTTGCTAGTGTCAATGAGGATGGCTCGCTTGCTCTTTGGACAGCGGACGGAGATCAGGTCTGGCTACAACCGCTTTCTTCTGAAAACTTATATGCAATTGCTTTCGATCCAGAGGCTAAAATTCTTGCCGCTGGCGGGAAGGAGGGCCGTGTCTATTTAGTGCAAGTGAAGAGTGGTGAAGTTCTCGCAGAGCTATCCCATGATGGGCCCATAAACGATCTTGTATTTTCTCCCTCTGGGCATCTACTGGCGACGGGCAGCGATGATGGTACAACTCGACTGTGGGACGTAACTAGTGGCCGTGAGACAAATCAAAAATCGTTCGGCGAGGGTGATTCAGCAACGGTACATGACCTAGATTTCAGTCCAGACGGCAGGTACCTTGCAATGATCGTCGAAGGTGGACGGGTTTGCTTGTGGGATATTGATCAGGATGAGGATGCAGGTTGTATGTTCACCAAGGGCTTTGGTTACCACGTTGAGTTCGACTCGAGAGGAAAGTTGCTGGCTACTGCGAGTGAGAACTTTGCTCTTGTATGGGATCTCAAAAGCAGAGAGTCCATAGGCCCATTCGAGCATTCTGATTTAGCCAACGATGCCAAAATGGCTCACTTTCTGTATATAGACGACATCGCTTTCCATCCTAATGGACGTTTTCTTGCCACTGCGAGCAGAGATGGAACAGTTCGTCTTTGGGATCTGGAAAATGGGCAGGAAGCGCTTAAATTAAATGAATTCGGTCCCGTGGAGAGTATCGATTTCTCCCCAGACGGAAGGCAACTAGCCACAGCGACCGCTGCGGGAACAGTTCGCATCTGGGAAATTATCAGCGGGAGAGAAATCTACCGTATTTCGGATTTTTTGGATAGCACTGTACAAGCATTAAAATTTAGCCCAGACGGTAGCCAGTTAGCTGCGGGCAGCTGGTGGCAAGGTGAAATTGGAGTTTGGTCCCTCCATCCACCGCTAGAAGATTCAAGACTCAATCATTCTGATGATGTCGAATTGATAACATTTGATCCCAGTGGCCATTTCTTTGCCACAGCAACTGATGATCATATGATTCATCTTTGGGATGCGAGGAAGAAAACCAAAATTACCGAGGTTAGACGTTTCCAGCCTAGAAGACTTTTCTTTGATAAGAGCGGTGAATACTTAGCCATTCAATCACTTGCCGAAGGCTTAGAGGTGTTCAGGATTCAGCCGGGTAGTACAGGCACACTTGTACCGCAGAAATCACCAATCAGTGAGGTTAAAGAGTTAAATCATCTCCTCTTGACGAGGGGAGATGCTCGCCACATAGAGGTATGGCCAGCCAATGGAAAGCCTGCAATTGTTGAAGCTCTCAGAGAAAATCCGGATGTTGAAGCGTTTGCTCTACACTATGAAACTGACACACTAGCAGTTGCCTATAATAATCAAACGTCTGTAGAGATCGGAAGCATATTTGGAGAAAGACAAAGTAATACAATTCAACTCGAGTCAAGAATATTCAACATGGCTATCAACGACGATGGAGATCGACTGGTTATAATTATAGGCAGCCGCAAACAGGGCGCCGCCCGCTATGGTCCATTTGAATATATGATGGTCCTCGTGAGCCTAGCTGATGGAACAATCATTGATCAATTCGCACTTGGAGAACATCGTATTGCATTACTAGACTTTTTACCTGACGGAAAACGTGTACTTGTTGCTGACGATAATTCTCAACTGATCAGCAAGGTTCGAGTGGTTGATACTGATACTAATGGTAAAATAGTCGCTTTAAAGGATGTCAAAGAAGCTCGCAATATACGTAACTCTCCTGATGGCGAATACATCGCAATAAACGATGATTGGGGGGTCCGAATCTGGAATATAAAAAGCGGCCAAGTAGTTACGGAAATTCCTACGTCTGGTCATGTTAAGGATATCAATTTTTCAGCTGACGGACGTTTCCTTGCAACAGCATCGACTAATGATGATCTTACATTATGGATTTGGCACCCAGATCATTTGTTACCGCTAAGCTGTCTGCAACTTAGTCGCAATCTCACAAGAGAAGAATGGAATGATTTCTTACCAAACCAACCTTACAGAGCTACTTGTGAAAATCTACCTATTCAACCGGATTGA